From Candidatus Poribacteria bacterium, one genomic window encodes:
- a CDS encoding endonuclease/exonuclease/phosphatase family protein, translating into MSKIRILLFCVATLFATQGCEKITDTVIFPPTTDLVDTIQPLTVMTYNVYVGSSTDDLLSVDSLLEVPTEVAKIYHNAIASDFLARAVAIATHIETHHPHLIGLQEISVVRRQSPGDLISGGTVLAENVEMDYLHILLDAIHAVGLQYQVAAKVENFDVEMPMFTETGIDDIRLTDYDVILARHDVETADATAATYDAAFRVDLLGLDVKRGYVGVDATVDGNTYRFVNTHLGSYSEDARIVQTQELINSLADETLPIILLGDFNTPAPDGTAYQMLRTAGYIDLYQADPHGNGNTCCLAPDLRNETSALSERIDLIFLCHPQGEVSAITHTVGDKAEDRLPNRNLWPSDHAGVVAEITFQ; encoded by the coding sequence ATGTCAAAAATAAGAATCCTTCTTTTCTGCGTCGCAACACTCTTTGCGACACAAGGCTGCGAAAAAATAACGGATACCGTTATATTTCCGCCGACAACGGACCTTGTGGACACGATACAACCGCTGACCGTCATGACCTATAACGTCTATGTCGGCAGCAGCACAGATGATCTTCTCTCGGTAGACAGCTTGCTCGAAGTCCCAACAGAAGTCGCGAAAATCTATCACAACGCCATTGCATCGGATTTCCTCGCACGAGCAGTGGCAATCGCCACGCATATCGAAACCCATCACCCCCATCTCATCGGACTCCAAGAAATCTCGGTTGTCCGACGTCAAAGCCCCGGCGACCTGATCTCAGGGGGCACAGTTCTTGCTGAAAACGTCGAGATGGATTACCTTCACATCCTCTTAGATGCGATCCACGCAGTAGGTCTTCAGTATCAAGTTGCGGCGAAAGTAGAGAATTTCGATGTTGAAATGCCAATGTTCACCGAAACGGGTATCGATGATATTCGACTCACCGATTATGATGTCATCCTCGCCCGCCACGACGTTGAAACCGCAGACGCTACCGCCGCTACCTACGACGCAGCATTTCGGGTGGATCTGCTTGGACTTGACGTCAAAAGAGGGTATGTTGGGGTTGATGCGACTGTTGATGGAAACACTTACCGGTTTGTCAATACACATCTCGGATCGTATTCAGAAGACGCTCGCATCGTACAAACACAGGAACTCATCAACAGCCTCGCCGACGAAACCTTACCTATAATCCTGTTAGGCGATTTCAACACGCCCGCACCTGATGGCACGGCTTACCAAATGCTACGGACGGCAGGATATATTGACCTCTACCAGGCAGATCCTCACGGCAATGGTAACACTTGTTGTCTCGCCCCTGACCTCCGAAATGAAACCAGTGCGCTCTCTGAACGGATTGATCTGATTTTCCTTTGTCATCCGCAAGGAGAGGTATCGGCGATTACACACACTGTCGGCGATAAAGCCGAGGACCGATTACCGAACCGAAACCTGTGGCCCTCCGATCACGCAGGGGTCGTCGCAGAGATAACTTTTCAGTAA